In Pseudomonadota bacterium, a genomic segment contains:
- a CDS encoding AAA family ATPase, which translates to MIISIANQKGGVGKTTTAVNLAASLAISERKTLIIDIDPQCNATTSFGITYSGLYAHLYHMLIGNKDAKEVIRKTEVPYLDIIPAHPDLIGAEVELLDAESREFVLKNILERLSNTYKYTIIDCPPSLGLLTINALVASDFVIIPLQCEYFALEGLAMLLRTITVIKRRLNPKLETLGVLLTMFDKRNNLSFRVMDEVKGYFNDSVFKTIIPRNVKLSEAPSYGKPALLYDICSKGAESYLELASEILEKGA; encoded by the coding sequence ATGATCATTTCTATTGCAAACCAGAAGGGCGGCGTCGGCAAAACAACGACAGCAGTGAATCTGGCAGCATCCCTTGCCATATCCGAAAGAAAAACCCTTATTATCGACATAGATCCCCAGTGCAATGCAACAACGAGTTTTGGCATAACATACAGCGGTCTTTATGCACACCTGTACCACATGCTTATCGGCAATAAAGATGCAAAAGAGGTGATCAGGAAGACAGAGGTGCCTTACTTAGACATAATTCCGGCACATCCGGACCTGATCGGCGCCGAAGTTGAACTTCTCGATGCGGAAAGCAGAGAATTTGTATTAAAAAATATCCTGGAGCGATTAAGCAATACATACAAGTACACCATAATAGATTGTCCCCCTTCTCTGGGCCTGCTGACGATAAATGCGCTTGTGGCATCGGATTTTGTCATTATACCATTACAGTGTGAATACTTTGCCCTCGAAGGGCTTGCAATGCTTCTGAGAACGATAACGGTTATCAAGAGGAGGCTGAACCCGAAGCTGGAAACCCTGGGGGTGCTGCTCACAATGTTCGACAAGAGGAATAATCTCTCCTTCAGGGTTATGGATGAAGTAAAAGGCTATTTTAACGATAGTGTGTTTAAAACCATCATACCGAGAAACGTAAAGTTGAGCGAAGCGCCGAGTTACGGAAAGCCTGCATTGCTCTATGATATATGTTCGAAGGGTGCAGAGAGTTATCTCGAACTTGCTTCAGAAATACTTGAAAAGGGAGCCTGA
- a CDS encoding FAD binding domain-containing protein, which yields MRSFRHISARTIEEACMLLLEYNGKAVLNAGGTDLLLTLKGEHLFDYPEAVIDIKTISGLDYIREDDKTLKIGALTKLFDIARHPILQSNCRTLTEAARSVATPQIRNTATIGGNLCQDVRCWYYRYPRHIGGPIRCLRKGNGPCLAVAGDNRYHAIMDAKRCFAVCPSDTAVALAALDAQIIVTGTKGERRIAPTDFFNPLGNAVAQDELVREIEIQKTSAPTQQRFLKFTLRSPVDFAVVSVASVVTVEENICTDARIALGAVAPGPVRAKKAEEFINGQMINEVTAAHAAGEALAAARPLSKNAYKIEIAKTLVKRAISGG from the coding sequence ATGAGGTCTTTCAGACACATCAGCGCAAGGACAATAGAAGAAGCCTGTATGCTTCTTCTTGAGTATAACGGCAAAGCCGTGCTTAATGCAGGTGGGACAGACCTGCTCCTCACCCTTAAAGGAGAGCATCTCTTCGATTACCCCGAAGCTGTTATTGATATCAAGACGATATCGGGTCTCGATTACATCCGGGAAGATGATAAAACACTGAAAATAGGCGCATTGACAAAACTTTTCGATATTGCGAGGCACCCGATCCTTCAGAGCAATTGCCGGACACTCACAGAGGCAGCCCGATCTGTGGCTACACCCCAGATACGCAATACAGCAACCATAGGGGGGAATCTGTGCCAGGATGTACGGTGCTGGTATTACCGGTATCCGCGCCATATCGGAGGGCCGATCCGCTGCCTGCGGAAAGGAAATGGCCCCTGTCTTGCTGTTGCCGGTGACAACCGGTACCACGCGATCATGGATGCAAAGAGGTGCTTTGCCGTTTGCCCTTCCGATACCGCCGTAGCCCTGGCTGCACTTGATGCACAGATAATCGTTACAGGAACAAAAGGAGAAAGAAGGATTGCGCCCACAGACTTTTTCAATCCTCTGGGGAATGCCGTCGCACAGGATGAACTGGTTAGAGAAATCGAGATTCAAAAGACATCAGCCCCTACGCAACAAAGATTCCTCAAATTTACCCTGAGAAGCCCTGTGGATTTTGCTGTCGTTAGTGTTGCATCGGTTGTAACTGTTGAAGAAAACATATGCACGGATGCGCGTATTGCCCTTGGGGCTGTTGCCCCCGGACCTGTTCGTGCAAAAAAAGCCGAGGAATTCATTAACGGACAGATGATTAACGAGGTTACTGCGGCGCATGCAGCAGGAGAGGCCCTTGCAGCCGCCCGGCCGCTCAGCAAAAACGCATACAAGATTGAGATTGCCAAAACCCTTGTAAAAAGGGCAATATCAGGGGGGTGA
- a CDS encoding (2Fe-2S)-binding protein — MSVKAKRPVKKKALETHHISLTVNGHIYELDIGSSPGQVEPSHTLAHTLRETLGLTGTKVSCDSGACGACTVLMDDKAVLSCMTLTVECNKKRITSIEGLKDQVTGRLDPLQKAFIDHTAFQCGFCTPGIIMSAKALLTQTPSPTEEEVKEALSGNFCRCISHYQVINAIMELSKQAEQEK, encoded by the coding sequence ATGTCAGTAAAAGCTAAAAGACCGGTTAAAAAAAAGGCCCTTGAAACACATCATATCAGCCTCACGGTCAACGGGCACATCTATGAATTAGATATAGGGAGCAGCCCCGGCCAGGTTGAACCCTCGCATACACTTGCCCATACGCTCAGAGAGACACTCGGCCTGACAGGCACGAAGGTATCATGCGACAGCGGCGCATGCGGGGCATGTACCGTGCTTATGGATGACAAGGCCGTGCTTTCCTGTATGACACTAACTGTTGAATGCAACAAAAAGAGGATAACATCCATTGAGGGCTTGAAAGACCAGGTGACTGGCAGGCTCGATCCTCTTCAGAAGGCTTTTATTGACCACACAGCCTTTCAGTGCGGATTTTGCACGCCCGGCATAATCATGAGCGCAAAGGCGCTCCTTACCCAAACACCTTCCCCCACAGAAGAAGAAGTAAAAGAAGCCCTTTCCGGCAACTTTTGCCGTTGTATCAGCCACTATCAGGTTATAAATGCAATTATGGAACTATCAAAACAGGCAGAGCAGGAAAAATGA
- a CDS encoding xanthine dehydrogenase family protein molybdopterin-binding subunit: MTDTYRFIGKATPRKDATDIVTGNTRFLNDLKAPDMLYGKVLRSPHPHAFIASIDKAKALKLTGVKAVLTWEDVPDWKGGTPRYTRVLDRKVRFVGDAVALVAATSEEVAQEALGLIDVKYKVLPAVFEMEEALKPDAPQLYDEFPGNIVTPGVPFFGPKNLKEVVMGDVEKGFEEAEVITEGTFGYENMPNPLPPEAPGVIALWEDPDRVTLWVSNQASYMDKITLFHVFDRKVQVRTIGGPCGGSYGSKFMSWQVQAHAVLLSRATGKPVRLSFTKEEHLAAFTLRPGSRMQAKVGMKKDGTVTAISGKWLIDTGYYSMTTQSQVAVGCGEVQIMVRCPNWDLRPTIVCTNRNASGIVRGFGGQELKCALIPLLSLAMEKAGIDPLEFFKKNYVKPGDGYFWRDGIWYTYRGVDYTKTMDKGAQTFGWKEKWKGWLKPTTVNNSKRTGIGVGVHGNADIGEDASEAYVRLHPDGTAMLFSCITEHGTGQRTNFVKMAAEVLQLPMERISVAPSDSLINPYEFGPAGSRGTYAIGSAVIAAAEDARQKLFELISPMLGAEPSDLDTVDGTVFIKDNPEKRIPWKAMSIDRTITGYGRFEPDYTLSNCMMTFVEVEVDTETGKVNLLRVVNTTDVGQIIDPPGLEGQLNGCLGSGGIDSALFEETIIDHKTGHILNANMIDYKWRTFSELPVIDNVVLETPFPSHRFHAVGVGEIATTPGPSAILMAVSNAIGTWLHEYPVTPEKVLGALGKATQKAVKPGEI, encoded by the coding sequence ATGACCGATACTTACAGGTTTATCGGCAAAGCTACTCCCCGCAAAGATGCAACCGATATTGTCACAGGCAATACACGGTTTTTAAACGATCTAAAAGCCCCGGATATGCTCTATGGAAAGGTGCTTAGAAGCCCTCACCCACATGCCTTTATTGCAAGCATTGATAAAGCTAAGGCATTGAAACTGACGGGTGTGAAGGCAGTACTTACCTGGGAAGATGTCCCTGACTGGAAGGGCGGCACGCCGCGTTACACGCGTGTTCTCGACCGTAAGGTCCGGTTCGTTGGTGATGCTGTGGCGCTTGTTGCAGCAACAAGCGAAGAAGTAGCACAGGAGGCACTTGGCCTGATAGATGTCAAATACAAGGTTTTACCTGCTGTCTTCGAGATGGAAGAGGCCCTGAAACCTGATGCACCTCAATTATATGATGAATTCCCCGGAAACATTGTAACCCCTGGCGTTCCCTTTTTCGGGCCTAAGAACCTGAAGGAAGTTGTCATGGGAGACGTGGAAAAAGGTTTCGAAGAGGCTGAAGTGATAACAGAAGGCACCTTCGGTTACGAGAATATGCCGAACCCTCTGCCGCCTGAAGCGCCCGGGGTAATAGCCCTGTGGGAAGATCCTGACAGGGTAACGTTGTGGGTATCAAACCAGGCATCATACATGGACAAGATTACCCTCTTCCATGTCTTCGACAGAAAAGTGCAGGTGAGAACAATCGGCGGCCCTTGCGGCGGTAGTTACGGGTCAAAATTCATGTCCTGGCAGGTGCAGGCTCACGCAGTACTTCTCAGCAGAGCAACAGGTAAGCCGGTTAGACTTTCCTTTACCAAGGAAGAACACCTTGCAGCATTTACGCTCAGACCCGGATCACGCATGCAGGCTAAAGTGGGAATGAAGAAGGACGGAACAGTCACGGCAATATCAGGCAAGTGGCTCATCGACACCGGTTACTATTCCATGACCACGCAATCACAAGTTGCTGTGGGATGTGGCGAGGTGCAGATCATGGTACGTTGTCCTAACTGGGACTTGAGGCCCACTATCGTCTGCACCAACAGAAACGCCTCCGGCATTGTGAGAGGCTTCGGAGGCCAGGAGTTGAAATGCGCGCTCATACCTCTTTTGAGCCTCGCCATGGAAAAGGCCGGTATTGATCCCTTGGAATTTTTCAAAAAGAATTATGTCAAACCGGGTGACGGGTACTTCTGGCGGGACGGCATCTGGTATACATACCGGGGCGTGGACTATACAAAGACAATGGATAAGGGTGCGCAGACATTCGGATGGAAAGAGAAGTGGAAGGGGTGGCTGAAACCCACTACTGTAAACAATTCAAAAAGAACCGGCATAGGTGTTGGTGTACATGGTAACGCCGACATCGGTGAGGATGCATCAGAGGCCTATGTGCGCCTTCACCCGGATGGAACTGCCATGCTCTTCTCCTGCATAACAGAGCACGGAACCGGGCAGAGGACAAACTTCGTCAAGATGGCGGCTGAGGTCCTGCAACTGCCAATGGAACGGATTTCCGTTGCACCTTCCGATTCACTGATCAATCCCTATGAGTTCGGACCTGCAGGATCACGGGGAACTTATGCCATTGGAAGCGCCGTCATTGCAGCAGCAGAGGACGCAAGACAAAAACTTTTTGAACTCATATCCCCCATGCTTGGCGCAGAGCCCTCCGACCTGGACACTGTAGACGGAACGGTCTTTATTAAGGATAATCCGGAAAAGCGGATACCATGGAAGGCAATGAGCATAGACCGCACCATCACCGGCTACGGGCGGTTTGAACCGGATTATACACTATCAAATTGCATGATGACATTTGTCGAGGTGGAGGTTGATACGGAAACGGGTAAAGTAAACCTGCTGCGTGTCGTAAACACCACAGATGTCGGGCAGATTATAGACCCGCCGGGGCTTGAAGGGCAGCTTAACGGGTGTCTCGGCTCAGGAGGCATTGACAGCGCCCTCTTCGAGGAAACCATTATTGACCATAAAACAGGTCATATACTCAACGCCAATATGATTGACTACAAATGGCGTACTTTTTCAGAACTGCCGGTGATAGACAATGTGGTACTGGAAACTCCTTTTCCCAGCCACCGGTTTCATGCGGTAGGGGTCGGTGAGATAGCCACCACTCCCGGCCCTTCAGCAATACTCATGGCCGTATCTAATGCCATTGGAACCTGGCTGCACGAATATCCGGTCACACCGGAGAAGGTGCTCGGTGCACTTGGCAAAGCAACTCAAAAAGCCGTAAAACCGGGTGAAATATAA
- a CDS encoding MFS transporter, producing the protein MEHHSELKGKAILFLLLLWFLWFINFSTRTIFSPILPLIEDEFLISHAGASSIFIFQSIGYGLSMLFSGFYSGRIGYRKSIAFSLVISSFTFSLIPFVKVFSVLYIYSFILGFSAGVYLPSAIPLITEFFAEKNWGRSIAIHDSGASVSIFSAPFIALFFLQYFQWRWIFEVFAVVFILSAIVFYLICDEVKIRHASQKTLIGDLIKIRSLWIISILFTFAAGVNLGIYFIVPLYLTKELSLSIGYANTILGISRLGGIGVAILCGFLVDRFSLRKTIFIMMLLTGIFTICTGVSSVKFLGFFLFLQAICITGFFPLGLLSIARIFNREMRGMATGLVMTLSIMLGGGLIPYLLGLSGDFLSFRFGITTIGILVILSSPIIFYLKEIK; encoded by the coding sequence GTGGAACACCATTCTGAGCTGAAAGGCAAGGCCATTTTATTTCTCCTTCTTCTCTGGTTTCTCTGGTTTATCAATTTCAGTACAAGGACAATATTTTCGCCTATCCTGCCGTTGATAGAAGACGAATTTTTAATCAGCCATGCCGGGGCAAGCAGCATTTTTATATTTCAGTCAATCGGATATGGTCTTTCAATGCTTTTCTCGGGCTTTTACTCCGGCAGGATTGGATACAGAAAATCGATAGCGTTTTCCCTTGTAATATCGTCTTTCACATTTTCTTTGATTCCTTTCGTAAAGGTATTTTCTGTTTTATATATTTATTCTTTCATTCTCGGTTTTTCGGCAGGTGTTTATCTGCCGTCAGCCATACCGCTGATTACCGAATTTTTTGCCGAAAAAAACTGGGGCAGATCAATCGCTATCCATGATTCCGGCGCCTCTGTGTCCATATTCAGCGCCCCATTTATCGCGCTTTTCTTTCTACAATATTTTCAGTGGAGGTGGATTTTTGAAGTCTTTGCAGTTGTTTTTATTTTAAGTGCCATCGTCTTTTATTTGATATGCGATGAAGTAAAGATTAGACACGCTTCTCAAAAGACGCTCATTGGTGATCTTATCAAAATACGATCTCTCTGGATCATAAGCATACTCTTTACCTTTGCCGCCGGGGTCAACCTGGGCATCTATTTCATAGTCCCTCTGTATCTTACAAAAGAGCTTTCATTGAGCATCGGCTATGCAAATACCATATTGGGGATATCAAGGCTTGGGGGGATAGGGGTAGCTATCCTGTGCGGTTTTCTTGTTGATAGATTCAGTCTGCGCAAAACCATCTTTATTATGATGTTGCTGACCGGTATTTTCACGATTTGCACAGGCGTATCTTCTGTCAAGTTTTTAGGTTTTTTTCTATTTTTACAGGCAATATGTATAACAGGTTTTTTTCCTTTGGGACTTTTGTCCATCGCAAGGATATTCAACAGAGAAATGAGAGGTATGGCTACCGGATTGGTTATGACCCTCAGTATCATGCTCGGCGGGGGTTTGATCCCCTATCTCCTTGGCCTTTCAGGCGATTTCCTCAGCTTCAGGTTCGGTATTACAACCATTGGAATATTGGTTATCCTGTCGAGTCCGATTATATTTTATTTGAAAGAGATTAAATAG
- a CDS encoding ParB/RepB/Spo0J family partition protein yields the protein MLRKDPLGKGLSAILKDIEEKGVTRVIPVNEIVAGQSQPRFEIKDDSLVELAASIREKGLLQPVILRKKGKGYEIIAGERRYRASVMAGLNEVSAIVKDVDDKEALEIALIENLQRVDLNAIEVAVVYDRFVEEFGYTHEELAKKIGINRSSVTNFIRLLKLPEWIKKLIFEGKLSQGHARVLITLKSENEQKRFVDKVIKEGFSVRELEREVKKKSTGKSSPFPYAEESLREKLGTKVNITYRKNKGKIIIEFYSQEDLERITEVISPP from the coding sequence ATGCTGAGAAAAGACCCGTTAGGAAAAGGTTTATCGGCTATACTCAAAGATATTGAAGAAAAAGGGGTGACCAGGGTTATCCCGGTAAACGAAATAGTTGCAGGCCAGTCCCAGCCTCGATTTGAAATAAAGGATGATTCGCTTGTCGAACTTGCTGCATCTATCAGGGAAAAAGGACTTCTACAGCCGGTTATCCTGAGAAAAAAAGGCAAGGGCTATGAGATCATTGCAGGGGAAAGAAGATACCGGGCGTCTGTTATGGCAGGGCTTAATGAGGTTTCTGCCATTGTAAAAGACGTTGACGACAAAGAGGCCCTTGAGATAGCCTTGATTGAAAACCTCCAGAGGGTGGACCTGAATGCTATCGAGGTTGCCGTGGTATACGACAGGTTTGTTGAAGAGTTTGGTTATACCCATGAAGAGCTTGCAAAGAAGATAGGGATTAACAGGAGTTCTGTCACCAATTTTATCAGGCTTCTAAAACTCCCGGAATGGATAAAAAAGCTGATTTTTGAAGGGAAGCTTTCCCAGGGTCATGCCAGGGTGCTGATCACGCTTAAGAGCGAAAACGAGCAGAAAAGATTCGTTGATAAGGTTATTAAGGAAGGTTTTTCGGTAAGAGAGCTTGAGAGAGAAGTTAAAAAGAAGTCAACCGGAAAGTCTTCGCCTTTCCCATACGCAGAAGAGTCTCTGAGGGAAAAGCTGGGGACGAAGGTAAACATAACTTACAGGAAAAACAAAGGTAAAATTATCATAGAGTTTTATTCACAGGAAGACCTCGAAAGAATTACAGAAGTAATCTCACCCCCCTGA